The following are encoded together in the Acidobacteriota bacterium genome:
- a CDS encoding CRTAC1 family protein — MTRLQPVSSGWTLLVCLVFVLGCGGDATDDSPSPSSDPRIWFHETASESGLGFRHASGFDGRPLFPEIMSGGVALVDVDNDGDLDLYVIQGGDLRAGPSPDVANVLYENDGSGRFTSRPSAGVEDPGYGMGVAAGDYDNDGDVDLYVTNLRRNRLFRNDGNWSFIDVTDESGVGGESWSTSASFVDYDRDGHLDLYVANYIRWSQRSEEECYNPAGQIDYCHPTHYRTPAADQLYRNRGDGTFLDVSQAVGLGVVYGSGMGVLPDDFDGDGLTDILVANDSMANQLWIGQADGTFLDEALIRGCALDEHGTARAGMGIAVTDLDEDLDPDFLVVNMEAQPDSLFRNEGLFLMDATGEAGLSADSRRFTRFGVGFEDFDNDGLPDLFQSTGKVISSTIRDGDPYAEPNALWRGLPGGRFELVDPIGGTPEPVVATGRAAAFGDVDGDGGVDVVVVNRDGPIHLFKNVRGSRGNWVSFEVRDAGRYALGATITLSLGDRRIYRTVRRDGSYCSSNDPRVHLGLGSHDHVEDVTIRWLDGQAESFDVGGVNRVVRLDRGNGTPNR; from the coding sequence TTGACGAGATTGCAACCGGTCTCCTCTGGGTGGACCCTCCTCGTCTGTCTTGTCTTCGTTCTGGGATGTGGGGGCGACGCGACGGACGATTCGCCGAGCCCCTCCTCGGATCCCAGGATCTGGTTTCACGAGACGGCGTCGGAGTCCGGACTCGGGTTTCGACACGCAAGCGGCTTTGACGGCCGGCCACTCTTTCCCGAGATCATGAGTGGGGGAGTCGCACTCGTCGACGTAGACAACGATGGCGATCTCGACCTCTACGTCATTCAGGGCGGCGACCTTCGAGCGGGTCCGAGCCCTGACGTCGCGAATGTCCTCTATGAGAACGACGGCTCGGGGCGCTTCACTTCCCGTCCGTCGGCTGGCGTCGAGGACCCCGGGTACGGCATGGGGGTCGCGGCAGGCGACTATGACAACGACGGCGATGTCGATCTGTATGTCACCAACCTCAGGCGCAATCGACTCTTTCGAAACGACGGGAACTGGAGTTTCATCGACGTCACCGACGAGTCCGGCGTAGGCGGAGAGAGCTGGAGCACGAGTGCCAGCTTCGTGGACTACGATCGGGACGGTCATCTCGACCTCTACGTGGCCAACTACATTCGTTGGTCACAACGCAGCGAGGAGGAGTGCTACAACCCGGCAGGGCAGATCGACTACTGTCACCCGACCCATTACCGAACACCGGCCGCCGACCAGCTCTATCGCAATCGCGGCGACGGCACGTTTCTGGATGTTAGCCAGGCGGTGGGTCTCGGCGTCGTCTACGGGAGTGGCATGGGCGTGCTCCCTGACGACTTCGATGGAGACGGTCTGACGGATATATTGGTCGCCAACGATTCGATGGCGAACCAACTCTGGATCGGACAGGCGGACGGGACGTTCCTGGATGAGGCCCTCATCCGTGGTTGCGCGCTCGACGAACATGGGACCGCCCGGGCGGGCATGGGAATCGCGGTGACCGATCTTGACGAGGACCTGGACCCGGACTTTCTGGTGGTCAACATGGAGGCCCAACCGGACTCGTTGTTTCGCAACGAGGGGTTGTTCCTCATGGACGCGACGGGTGAGGCCGGATTGTCGGCCGATAGCCGTCGCTTCACTCGATTCGGCGTCGGCTTTGAAGACTTCGACAACGACGGCCTTCCCGACCTGTTCCAGTCCACCGGCAAGGTCATCTCATCGACGATCCGTGATGGGGACCCCTACGCGGAACCCAACGCACTCTGGCGCGGATTGCCCGGCGGGCGGTTCGAGCTGGTCGATCCGATCGGAGGCACCCCCGAACCCGTCGTGGCGACCGGCAGGGCGGCCGCGTTCGGGGATGTAGACGGCGACGGCGGAGTCGACGTCGTCGTCGTTAATCGTGACGGCCCGATCCATCTGTTCAAGAACGTCCGGGGTTCTCGAGGTAACTGGGTATCGTTCGAAGTTCGTGACGCGGGTCGATACGCCCTGGGTGCCACGATTACCCTGTCCCTGGGCGATCGTCGGATCTATCGCACCGTAAGACGCGACGGCAGCTACTGTTCCTCCAACGACCCGCGGGTCCATCTGGGACTGGGAAGTCACGATCACGTCGAGGACGTGACGATCCGCTGGCTGGACGGTCAGGCGGAATCGTTCGACGTCGGCGGCGTCAATCGGGTCGTCCGTCTCGATCGTGGGAACGGAACTCCAAATCGATAG
- a CDS encoding mechanosensitive ion channel family protein: protein MQETIDLLRPWLERPWVQASLTLLGAVLLAWLIDLFICGVIQRITRKTRTDLDDRIVGLLHRPIFISVIFWGIWIASSLLHDYAQLDVIVRRGLQTAVVVIWISAALKIVGHVFSPSAADSTRSRWLEPRTIPLFHNVARLFLMAGAILFLLKIWQLNLGPWLASAGIAGIAIGFAAKDTLGNLFGGLSVIVDAPYKIGDFINLDGGERGMVTSIGLRSTRILTRDDIEVTIPNATIANSKIVNETGGRWPKLRIRTNVGVAYGSDIDRVRSLLEETARTVPLVLKDPEPGVRFEQMGDSALIFRVQCWIAEPVQRGRTIDELNTAIYKALGTAGIEIPFPQRVVHLNKVGNESG, encoded by the coding sequence GTGCAGGAAACCATCGATCTACTGAGGCCTTGGCTGGAACGTCCCTGGGTGCAGGCGTCGCTGACCCTTCTGGGGGCGGTGCTTCTGGCCTGGCTCATCGATCTATTCATCTGCGGCGTGATCCAGCGGATCACTCGCAAGACCCGTACGGATCTTGACGATCGCATCGTCGGCCTGCTTCATCGTCCGATTTTCATCTCGGTGATCTTCTGGGGCATCTGGATCGCCAGCAGTCTTCTTCACGACTACGCTCAGCTGGACGTCATTGTCCGGAGGGGGCTGCAGACCGCCGTCGTGGTGATCTGGATCTCTGCGGCGCTGAAGATCGTCGGCCATGTCTTCTCTCCCAGCGCAGCCGACAGCACACGGTCCCGCTGGCTCGAGCCACGCACGATCCCGTTGTTCCACAACGTCGCGAGACTCTTCCTGATGGCGGGGGCGATCTTGTTCCTGTTGAAGATCTGGCAGCTCAACCTCGGTCCGTGGCTTGCGTCCGCGGGCATCGCCGGGATCGCCATCGGTTTTGCCGCCAAGGACACCCTGGGTAACCTGTTCGGCGGCCTGTCCGTCATCGTGGATGCGCCGTACAAGATCGGCGATTTTATCAATCTCGACGGAGGCGAGCGGGGAATGGTGACCTCGATCGGCTTGCGAAGTACGCGCATCCTGACCCGAGACGATATCGAGGTGACGATCCCGAACGCCACGATCGCCAATTCGAAGATCGTCAACGAGACCGGAGGACGTTGGCCCAAGCTCCGCATCCGCACGAACGTCGGCGTCGCGTACGGTAGCGATATCGATCGTGTTCGGAGCCTTCTCGAAGAGACGGCCCGTACCGTCCCACTCGTTCTGAAGGATCCGGAACCCGGCGTACGCTTCGAGCAGATGGGGGACTCGGCCCTGATCTTCCGCGTGCAGTGCTGGATCGCGGAACCCGTTCAACGCGGACGGACCATCGACGAGTTAAACACCGCGATCTACAAGGCCCTGGGAACCGCCGGGATCGAAATCCCGTTCCCGCAGCGAGTCGTCCACCTGAACAAGGTTGGAAACGAGTCGGGCTAG
- a CDS encoding sigma 54-interacting transcriptional regulator, whose translation MASSHEPPKKAGRRLIAQGASGRVWFLPPNVSQPHPRAIKELIDESPEEVERLRAEFATLAGLRHPGLIQVHRFHPARGNQPSSYEMEFVEGENFVDAFRERPHEEFDGLAAECLRALSFLHDFGFIHRDIKPANLMIRKNPVVGHRVVYLDFGLALERTDPSDQVGAGTVPYMAPELFEGKAPSRESDIYSLGVVFYQALHGRLPFAWIDGNLTRYLEESRAGLQGCPSDSSPLAARMHGLIESMLHPDVTRRQSRCDQLIARLGEATNRLIPNETPATRRARIESGSPIAVDSAIECLGELINAETGPNVVLLAGDVASGKSRLLDWARAEAVSRGLHVVDIRDEDDLILGDSSDHRLAIIDTLETAPKAVQDWFCERARLGGDDSLAIAAAVREQEAIHPGLQTILRDDRGSSRIRCHRLGPFDRGGCVALARRAEPDVLVSEERAAWLLEQSGGQPAILGLLVSEQRWENHQPGEALPELTATFVARIDELAIDARAAVERLAVVPGSVRLGEWAALTGMEDVLLRQVTNELTRSGLVSLDGDRVRVASRWVQTAILSAIDPAQIRPMHRETAEWIEQSGRGDLGGLSLATVWRKAGRPDRAREIAIAVADNARHSNDRRLAVQATEELLRNTDPRSVEWGAARLELGAVRFADEDYLPALRSYTAGLRGCDDIRERLSIELRRAEILARLQKSDHAARLAEKAIRVGTAFDWELETAHGQIVSGMAMVSGGDLRPAEPLLESAYAACSRVGDDEGATISAHLLATCLKINGPLSDAIRWCEVGLELAENCSDHRQVVNSLITLADFNNHATGKLKRRAYLAKARDLAEGQRLMSRFAWVLDRECVDMTLDEDYENALLSVQELLRIQARLGMVLDQAEGRALEILNLLGRHTEVIPRSERELKEAQRTGDRLGESAQLDHWLNAAVPLERSVTERIRRAARPTEYDADFSPRNQRHLESSQLKLSIYTSCPDLDDVYERFCNGVDEGAKLGFVRTEFARICLLRCEYFKHKQSLNEALEQADTALQEANNEELHGIAASAQVLRCEILTELDRDAEAEEARVAGKKSLQIVADRIKDDDLRADFLGQPAYRVLHEERTQEAGEERLLAVYEMIRQLNSEQEPEWMLESTLDMALSVVNADRGMILLRDEATGEYRVRLARNLEKETIEDAARFSRNVVLQTATGKAVLAMDTGSDERLRDLRSVSLYGIRSVLCVPLRTRGTIIGAVYLDSQVAGVVFVPEDLQFLEAFADHAALALQNAHSRRRLERENQRLRSAIGERDGFCDLVGRSAPMQRTYSWIERVAETSLPVLVQGESGTGKELVAHAIHQTSLRSRRAFVSENCASIAESLLESELFGHVKGAFTGADRDRDGLFAQADGGTLFLDEIGDMPLSMQARLLRVLQEGEVRPVGGNQTLSVDVRVIAATHRNLTTEVAEGRFREDLLYRLLVLPIDLAPLRDRLGDVPLLVDHFLTRAARERQENPLRIETAAMDYLERCQWPGNVRELQSVIQRLVLVASPGPITQQHVAQDPFLAGHEKDDAKRVSGPQESPGPLSLHDNERQQIDAALAACDGNKTLAARRLGISRATIFRKIKKFGLEG comes from the coding sequence ATGGCTTCATCCCACGAACCACCCAAGAAGGCAGGACGGCGCCTGATCGCCCAAGGCGCCAGTGGTCGTGTCTGGTTTCTACCTCCGAATGTGTCGCAGCCTCACCCACGAGCGATCAAGGAACTGATAGACGAATCTCCCGAGGAGGTTGAACGACTTCGGGCCGAATTCGCCACCCTCGCTGGCCTTCGCCATCCAGGACTGATCCAAGTTCACCGATTCCACCCCGCCCGCGGCAATCAGCCTTCTAGCTACGAAATGGAATTCGTCGAAGGGGAGAACTTTGTCGACGCGTTCCGGGAACGGCCGCATGAGGAATTCGACGGGCTCGCAGCAGAGTGCTTGAGGGCCCTGTCATTCCTTCATGACTTCGGTTTCATCCATCGCGATATCAAGCCTGCCAACTTGATGATTCGGAAGAACCCGGTTGTGGGGCACCGAGTGGTCTATCTCGATTTCGGACTGGCGCTCGAACGCACCGACCCGTCTGATCAGGTCGGGGCCGGAACGGTTCCGTATATGGCTCCCGAGCTGTTCGAAGGCAAAGCCCCTTCAAGGGAAAGCGACATTTACTCATTGGGCGTGGTGTTCTATCAGGCCCTTCACGGACGGTTGCCGTTTGCCTGGATAGATGGAAACCTGACACGCTATTTGGAAGAATCACGAGCTGGACTTCAGGGTTGTCCCTCAGACTCGAGCCCACTTGCGGCGCGGATGCACGGGCTGATTGAGTCCATGCTGCATCCCGACGTGACGCGACGGCAATCGCGTTGTGACCAGTTGATCGCGCGTCTCGGGGAAGCGACCAACCGCTTGATTCCCAACGAGACACCAGCCACACGTCGTGCGCGGATCGAATCGGGGTCACCGATCGCTGTCGACTCAGCGATCGAGTGTCTTGGCGAGTTAATAAATGCTGAGACAGGGCCAAACGTAGTTCTGCTGGCAGGCGACGTGGCTAGCGGAAAGAGCCGACTTCTCGACTGGGCGCGGGCGGAAGCGGTTAGTCGCGGGCTGCATGTTGTAGACATCCGTGACGAAGACGACTTGATCCTCGGCGACAGCTCCGATCATCGCCTGGCGATTATCGACACCTTGGAGACAGCTCCGAAGGCCGTACAGGACTGGTTCTGCGAGCGCGCTCGCCTCGGTGGAGATGACTCACTTGCCATTGCGGCAGCAGTTCGGGAGCAAGAGGCGATACACCCTGGATTGCAAACGATCCTCCGTGATGACCGGGGTTCCTCGAGAATTCGCTGTCATCGACTTGGTCCGTTCGATCGAGGCGGGTGTGTTGCCCTCGCACGTCGAGCCGAACCTGACGTGTTGGTCAGTGAGGAACGAGCGGCGTGGCTGTTGGAGCAGTCAGGGGGGCAGCCAGCAATCCTTGGGCTGCTGGTCAGTGAACAACGTTGGGAGAATCATCAGCCCGGTGAGGCGCTTCCCGAACTCACTGCGACCTTCGTAGCGCGGATCGATGAGTTGGCAATCGACGCGCGAGCGGCAGTCGAACGGCTCGCCGTTGTACCAGGTTCCGTTCGACTCGGAGAGTGGGCTGCGCTAACCGGCATGGAGGACGTGTTACTACGGCAAGTCACCAACGAACTGACCAGGTCGGGTCTCGTGAGTCTGGACGGAGACCGCGTGCGGGTTGCGTCGAGATGGGTGCAGACCGCGATACTCTCGGCTATCGACCCAGCGCAAATCCGACCGATGCATCGGGAAACCGCAGAGTGGATCGAGCAGTCCGGGCGAGGGGATCTAGGTGGCCTGAGTCTGGCAACTGTCTGGAGAAAAGCAGGCCGGCCCGATCGTGCGCGGGAGATAGCGATCGCAGTCGCGGACAACGCGCGTCACAGCAATGATCGTCGTCTGGCAGTCCAGGCTACCGAGGAGCTTCTGAGAAACACAGACCCAAGATCCGTGGAGTGGGGTGCGGCACGACTGGAACTCGGAGCCGTTCGGTTCGCAGACGAAGACTATCTTCCTGCTCTTCGGAGCTATACAGCGGGCCTGAGGGGTTGTGACGACATCCGAGAGAGATTGAGCATCGAACTGCGCCGTGCTGAGATTCTAGCGCGGCTGCAGAAGAGCGATCACGCCGCCAGACTTGCAGAGAAAGCGATCCGTGTCGGCACGGCTTTCGATTGGGAACTTGAGACGGCTCACGGCCAGATCGTAAGTGGGATGGCGATGGTCAGCGGAGGAGACCTGAGGCCGGCAGAACCGCTTCTCGAGAGCGCCTACGCCGCTTGTTCACGGGTTGGCGACGATGAAGGGGCAACCATATCGGCCCATTTGCTGGCGACCTGTCTCAAGATCAACGGTCCACTCTCTGACGCTATCCGCTGGTGCGAGGTTGGGCTCGAACTTGCCGAGAATTGTTCAGATCATCGTCAGGTCGTCAATTCGTTGATCACACTCGCGGATTTCAACAATCACGCGACGGGTAAGTTGAAACGGAGAGCCTATCTGGCGAAGGCGAGGGATCTCGCTGAAGGGCAGCGACTCATGTCGAGATTCGCCTGGGTCCTTGACCGCGAGTGCGTTGACATGACCCTTGACGAAGACTACGAGAACGCTCTTCTGTCTGTTCAAGAGCTGTTGCGAATTCAGGCGAGACTTGGAATGGTCCTCGATCAAGCCGAGGGGCGCGCGCTCGAGATTCTTAACTTGCTGGGTCGACACACGGAGGTTATCCCTCGTTCGGAACGCGAACTCAAGGAGGCACAGCGGACGGGAGACCGCCTTGGAGAATCCGCCCAGCTAGACCATTGGTTGAACGCCGCCGTCCCATTAGAGCGATCGGTGACGGAGCGCATTCGTCGAGCCGCCCGCCCAACCGAGTACGATGCAGACTTCAGCCCTCGCAACCAACGTCATCTAGAGTCGTCTCAACTTAAACTCTCGATCTATACGTCCTGTCCCGACTTAGACGACGTATATGAACGTTTCTGCAACGGCGTTGACGAGGGCGCCAAACTTGGTTTCGTCCGTACCGAATTCGCAAGGATTTGCCTTCTACGATGCGAGTACTTCAAGCACAAACAATCCCTCAACGAAGCCCTCGAGCAAGCAGACACCGCCCTACAGGAAGCCAACAACGAAGAGCTGCACGGCATCGCCGCCAGCGCCCAGGTCCTGCGCTGCGAGATTCTCACCGAGCTCGACCGCGATGCCGAAGCGGAAGAAGCCCGCGTGGCCGGCAAGAAATCGTTACAGATCGTCGCCGACCGCATCAAGGATGACGACCTGCGCGCCGATTTTCTTGGACAGCCTGCCTACCGCGTTTTGCACGAAGAGCGGACCCAGGAAGCCGGCGAAGAGCGACTGCTCGCCGTCTACGAGATGATCCGCCAACTCAACTCCGAGCAAGAGCCGGAGTGGATGCTGGAGTCGACGCTGGATATGGCGCTCTCGGTCGTCAATGCCGATCGCGGCATGATTCTGCTGCGGGACGAGGCGACGGGGGAGTACAGAGTTCGTCTGGCGAGGAATCTCGAGAAGGAGACGATCGAGGATGCCGCTCGTTTCTCTCGCAACGTCGTGTTGCAGACGGCGACGGGTAAGGCGGTGCTGGCCATGGATACCGGTAGTGACGAGCGGCTGCGCGATCTGCGCAGTGTCAGTCTCTACGGGATCCGTTCGGTTCTCTGTGTGCCGCTGCGGACGCGAGGAACGATCATCGGCGCGGTCTATCTCGACAGTCAGGTGGCTGGGGTCGTGTTTGTGCCCGAGGATCTTCAGTTCCTCGAGGCGTTTGCGGATCATGCGGCTCTCGCGCTGCAGAATGCCCATAGCCGTCGACGGTTGGAGCGGGAAAACCAGCGTTTGCGGAGTGCGATCGGGGAGCGGGATGGGTTCTGCGATCTCGTCGGACGATCGGCCCCGATGCAACGAACCTACAGTTGGATCGAGCGGGTGGCGGAGACGTCGTTGCCGGTGTTGGTGCAGGGGGAGAGTGGGACCGGCAAGGAACTGGTGGCTCACGCGATCCACCAGACGAGTCTGCGGAGTCGACGGGCGTTCGTGTCCGAGAACTGCGCCTCGATCGCAGAGTCGCTCCTGGAAAGCGAGCTGTTCGGCCATGTGAAGGGTGCGTTCACCGGAGCGGATCGAGATCGTGACGGGTTGTTCGCGCAAGCGGACGGTGGGACGTTATTCCTCGACGAGATCGGTGACATGCCGTTGTCGATGCAGGCGCGTCTCCTCCGTGTCCTGCAGGAGGGCGAGGTCCGGCCGGTCGGCGGCAACCAGACGTTGTCTGTCGATGTTCGTGTGATCGCGGCGACCCATCGAAACTTGACGACGGAGGTTGCCGAAGGACGTTTCCGCGAAGACCTCCTCTACAGGTTGCTGGTGCTACCCATCGACCTCGCACCGCTGCGCGATCGGCTGGGGGATGTCCCGTTGCTGGTGGATCATTTCCTGACGCGGGCGGCCCGGGAACGTCAGGAGAATCCGCTGCGAATCGAGACCGCGGCGATGGACTACCTCGAGCGTTGTCAGTGGCCAGGCAATGTTCGGGAACTCCAGAGTGTGATCCAACGACTGGTTCTGGTCGCGTCGCCGGGACCGATCACGCAGCAGCACGTCGCGCAAGATCCGTTCCTCGCCGGGCACGAAAAGGACGACGCGAAGCGCGTTTCCGGGCCGCAGGAATCGCCGGGTCCGCTCTCGCTTCACGACAACGAACGGCAGCAGATCGACGCGGCCCTGGCCGCTTGTGACGGAAACAAGACCCTGGCGGCCCGTCGCCTGGGGATCTCACGCGCCACAATCTTCAGAAAAATCAAGAAATTCGGGCTTGAGGGCTGA
- the serA gene encoding phosphoglycerate dehydrogenase, with amino-acid sequence MANQPDRPVFRVLVADAISPLGVEALEQSPGFEVTVRTGMSPEEFREALKGQDGLIVRSATRPDATAIEAADRLKVIGRAGSGVDNIDLEAATRAGIVVMNTPGGNSVAAAELTVAHLLAMARNVVPSNADLRAGKWERKKYMGQEVAGKTLGLVGLGRIGREVARIAKGLRMEVIGYDPYVSAEHGETLGIEVLSLEDVLARADVVSLHVPKNKDTHHLINAKSIATMKKGALLINCARGGLIDESALLDALDSGHIGGAAVDVYETEPPTDFRLVEHPRVVATPHLGASTREAQVRVGVEIAEKVRDYLVEGVILDAVNLPSMDRETSKKTAPAMELAERSARFLAQVADGGIQRIELQTFGELAELTLKPLVVSAVRGLLTPILTTPVSLVNALPLAAERGITIEESRSSEPTTRAGLLRLTLHTDRGSIALAGTLTSPDAAPRLVEIDGVPIEANPEGHLLYVRNQDRPGVFGQIAMILGRNDVNIGGIQLGRGGDRRGAVAILQVDSPIPTAALEEIQAVEEIRTAMPVTV; translated from the coding sequence ATGGCGAACCAGCCTGACCGACCCGTATTTCGTGTTCTCGTGGCCGACGCGATCTCTCCTCTGGGCGTCGAAGCCCTGGAGCAGTCCCCTGGCTTCGAGGTCACCGTTCGTACCGGGATGAGTCCGGAGGAGTTCAGGGAGGCGTTGAAAGGCCAGGACGGCCTGATCGTGCGCTCTGCCACCCGACCCGACGCCACCGCCATCGAGGCGGCGGATCGGCTGAAGGTGATCGGCCGTGCCGGTAGCGGTGTCGACAACATCGACCTCGAGGCCGCGACACGCGCAGGCATCGTCGTGATGAATACCCCCGGCGGGAACTCGGTGGCCGCTGCCGAGCTGACGGTCGCTCACCTGTTGGCGATGGCCCGCAACGTCGTGCCGTCGAACGCCGATCTGCGTGCCGGGAAGTGGGAGCGAAAGAAGTACATGGGCCAGGAGGTCGCCGGAAAGACCCTGGGCCTCGTCGGCCTGGGTCGGATCGGTCGAGAGGTGGCTCGTATCGCGAAGGGGCTCCGAATGGAGGTCATCGGTTACGACCCGTACGTCTCTGCCGAACACGGGGAGACCCTCGGCATCGAGGTCCTCTCCCTGGAAGATGTGTTGGCCCGTGCCGACGTCGTATCGCTACACGTTCCGAAGAACAAAGATACCCATCACCTGATCAACGCGAAGTCGATCGCAACGATGAAGAAGGGTGCGCTTCTGATCAACTGTGCTCGTGGCGGTCTGATAGACGAATCCGCACTCCTCGACGCATTGGACTCCGGACATATCGGGGGCGCCGCCGTTGACGTCTACGAGACGGAACCGCCGACGGACTTCCGATTGGTGGAACACCCGCGCGTGGTCGCGACCCCGCACCTGGGTGCATCAACTCGCGAGGCGCAGGTCCGAGTCGGAGTCGAGATTGCCGAGAAGGTGCGCGACTACCTCGTCGAGGGCGTCATCCTCGATGCGGTGAACCTCCCGTCGATGGATCGTGAGACATCCAAGAAGACCGCGCCGGCGATGGAGCTGGCGGAACGATCCGCTCGCTTCCTGGCCCAGGTCGCCGACGGCGGTATCCAGCGCATCGAATTGCAGACGTTCGGGGAACTCGCCGAGCTGACTCTCAAGCCCCTCGTGGTGTCGGCGGTGCGGGGTCTTCTGACACCGATCCTCACTACGCCGGTCTCGTTGGTCAATGCACTGCCGCTGGCCGCCGAACGCGGGATCACGATCGAGGAGAGTCGCAGCAGCGAACCGACGACCCGTGCCGGACTGCTCCGGCTCACGCTCCATACCGATCGGGGCTCCATTGCGCTGGCAGGAACGCTGACCTCACCCGACGCGGCTCCACGGCTCGTCGAGATCGACGGTGTCCCGATCGAGGCCAATCCGGAAGGCCATCTGCTCTACGTTCGGAATCAGGATCGCCCGGGTGTATTCGGACAGATCGCGATGATCCTCGGCCGCAACGACGTGAACATCGGTGGCATCCAACTTGGACGGGGTGGCGACCGAAGGGGCGCGGTCGCAATCCTGCAGGTGGACTCGCCGATACCGACCGCCGCGCTCGAGGAGATCCAGGCCGTCGAGGAGATTCGTACGGCGATGCCGGTAACCGTCTAG
- a CDS encoding tetratricopeptide repeat protein, with protein MSVSGCIRRRVVFGVLGLLFSALVFGTGFEPPSPADIEGLAPELRERIETLAASIRSQPDDVDALSGLAQTCEAAGLMDWAEQAYRESLRLDPEAARLHHFLARLLERGGKLDEAGEAYSAVRRLAPDYAPAYVLHADLLVQQGRFDEGEVLYREARKRDSEDGIARHGIARLALRRKDSATVIALLEPLLGTNRADRGLVQTLARAYQMDGRAEEARQAMANIAAIPVRRVIDPWNDSRPQFLAGFGVDLLKSERLANEGHFGEAIAILEDLHRSHPDNLTVINNLAVVCRRDGRTERSLELMLQGVERFPDYFPLHMNLATYYESRQENGPAARHLRRVIELHPELAIAHERLGAILMRAQNFQAAYDSYDRAATLGDRSHASLFAGQLALRLGDTVEAIKHLEESTRRDREEILGWLSLSQALTKAGRFDDAETALASARSLDASHPLVGQFGRDIEYWRSSDATP; from the coding sequence ATGAGTGTGAGCGGATGCATTCGACGGCGGGTCGTTTTCGGGGTCCTTGGACTCCTGTTCTCCGCACTGGTTTTCGGCACCGGTTTTGAGCCGCCTTCGCCCGCAGACATCGAGGGGCTCGCACCCGAGTTGCGGGAGCGAATCGAGACCCTCGCCGCAAGCATTCGGAGTCAACCGGACGACGTCGATGCGCTCTCGGGCCTGGCGCAGACCTGTGAGGCCGCCGGCCTGATGGATTGGGCAGAGCAAGCCTATCGAGAGTCATTGCGACTCGATCCGGAGGCTGCTCGACTTCACCACTTCCTCGCCCGACTTCTTGAGCGTGGCGGGAAACTGGACGAGGCCGGAGAGGCCTACAGCGCGGTCCGTCGACTGGCACCGGACTACGCGCCCGCCTACGTCCTCCACGCCGATCTCCTTGTCCAACAGGGCCGTTTCGATGAGGGCGAAGTTCTTTATCGTGAGGCGCGGAAACGTGACTCCGAGGATGGCATCGCTCGGCATGGCATCGCTCGGTTGGCGCTTCGCCGAAAGGACTCGGCCACCGTCATCGCTCTCCTCGAGCCACTCCTGGGAACTAATCGGGCCGACCGTGGCCTCGTCCAGACGCTCGCGCGGGCGTACCAGATGGACGGGCGAGCGGAGGAGGCGCGTCAGGCGATGGCCAACATCGCTGCGATCCCCGTCCGAAGGGTGATCGATCCGTGGAACGATTCACGCCCACAGTTTCTGGCAGGCTTCGGCGTCGACCTTCTCAAGTCGGAACGGCTGGCCAACGAAGGCCATTTCGGTGAGGCAATCGCAATCCTCGAGGATCTGCACCGGAGTCACCCCGATAACCTGACCGTCATCAACAACCTCGCCGTCGTCTGTCGTCGGGACGGTCGCACCGAACGATCCCTCGAGTTGATGCTGCAGGGCGTCGAGCGGTTCCCCGACTATTTTCCGTTACACATGAATCTGGCGACGTACTACGAGTCCCGACAAGAGAACGGTCCGGCTGCCCGGCACCTTCGTCGTGTCATCGAGCTCCATCCGGAGCTCGCGATCGCGCATGAACGGCTCGGTGCCATCTTGATGCGCGCCCAGAACTTCCAGGCGGCGTACGACAGCTATGATCGGGCGGCGACCCTCGGAGATCGATCTCATGCAAGCCTGTTCGCCGGCCAGTTGGCCTTGCGGTTGGGGGATACCGTCGAAGCGATCAAGCATCTCGAGGAGTCGACCCGCCGAGACCGTGAGGAGATCCTCGGTTGGCTCTCATTGAGTCAGGCTCTGACGAAAGCCGGCCGGTTCGACGACGCCGAGACGGCGCTGGCAAGTGCAAGATCGTTGGATGCCAGCCATCCTCTTGTCGGACAGTTCGGTCGCGACATCGAGTACTGGCGTTCGAGCGATGCGACGCCTTGA